TCGCTTTGCATTAAAAGCCGCGCCACTTCTTTGGTGTTTGGCTGCGGCACATACACATGCCGGCTGCGTGAGACGAGCGTGGGCATCACGTCTTGGGGGTCAGTCGAAGGCGCGCACAGCAAAATGACGGTGTGCTTGGGCGGTTCCTCCACGGTTTTGAGCAAGGCGTTCGCGGCTCCGTCGGTAAGCCGATCGGCATTATCTAAGATCACCACGCGCCAGGAGGCGACGGTGGGCCGGGTGGCGGCTGGTTCGATCACGTCTCGGCGCATGGTGGCCACGGCGATGGAAAGTTCCTGAGGCACGATGTGGACTACATCGCCATGCGTGCCGTTGCGCACTGCTCGGCATTGTTCGCACTGCCCGCAGCCCACCACTTCGGGGTTGGAGCATTCGAGTGCTGCGGCGAATGCCACCGCCGCGATGGAGCGCCCGGAGCCGGGAGGGCCGCTAAAAAGCCAGGCATGGGTCATGGCGCTTCCGGTGTCACCTGCGCGTGCAGCGCGTGCGGCGTTGCGCAACTGTGGTGCGATTAGTTCGCTCACACCCATTTGGGCGAACACGTCATTGCTAGTCACGGATTCCACCCTAACCGCTATGTCACCACAAGATTGCACTGCCGGTTAGAGTGATTGCTATGACCAGATTGTGGCGAGCATTTAAGTGGCTCTTTAGCACCTCTTGGCCTTTGTATGCCACGGCGGTGCTGGGCTCCAATGTGCTTGCAGCAGTTGGAGTGATGCTGTTTTTGAAGTATCTGGTGCCCATGCCAGAGCTTGCCGAGTTCCCCATCGACGCACCCTACCTGCCCATCATTGGCCTGGCGTATGTGGTGTTTGCGGTGCTCATCGGCGCTATCGCTACCTTCGTGCTGTTTAGGCCGGTGATCGACTGGCAGCGCCATCCCGAGCGCCACGACCCAAATATGGTGCGCCATCTAGTAATGCGCATTCCATTTTTGCAGTCGGCGTTGTGCCTGGCGGTGTGGCTGCTTGGCATTGTGATCTTAGGCATTGCCGCAGCTCAAACCTCCGCGCACTTAGGTTTAGTGGTAGTTGTTGCCACCTCTCTTGCCGGCAGCGCCATCACGGTGATCACTTATCTTTTTGCCGAGCGTTTGGTGCGGCCTGTGGCAGCTACGGCCCTGGCGCGCCGCTTCGAGGATTCCACCTTGGAGCCCCCGATTAGCCAGCGCCTCGGCCTGACCTGGCTTTTAACCTCCGCTGCCCCCATTGTCGGTATTGCTTTAATGGCGCTTGGCGACGCCGCGGGGTTGTTCAGCGACAGCGATTCCGACATTGTGCCGGCGATTATCGCCTTGAGCATTACCGCTTTGATTACTGGCTTTGTGGGCACCACCTTGGCCACCATGAGCGTGGTGGATCCCATCCTGGAGCTTCAGGGCGCCATTAACCGGGTGCGCCGCGGCGAGTCGGATGTGCAGGTGGATATTTATGATGGCTCCGAGATCGGCGTGCTGCAGGCGGGTTTCAATGAGATGATGCGCGGCCTGCAGGAACGCCAGCGTGTGCGCGATATTTTCGGCCGCTACGTGGGCATCGAAGTAGCCCGGCGCGCCCTGGAGGAACGCCCCACCCTAGGCGGCGAGGATCGCGAGGTGGCCGTGGTGTTCGTGGACGTGGTTGGATCTACCACCTTCGCTGTGAATCACGATCCCGAAGAAGTCGTAGAAGAGCTCAATCGCTTCTTTGAGCATGTGGTGGAAGTAGTGCACCGCAATAAGGGCATCATTAATAAGTTCCAAGGCGATGCCGCCCTGGCTGTGTTTGGTGCCCCGATTTCCCTGACCGATTCTGCAAGCCATGCCCTCAAAACCGCGCGCGAATTGCGCCAAGAACTCCAAGGGCTGCGCCTGCAGGCCGGCATTGGTGTGGCCTCTGGCCATGTGGTGGCAGGCCATATTGGTGGCCATGATCGCTTCGAATACACCGTGATTGGCGATGCCGTAAATACCGCAGCGCGTTTGACGGAGATTGCAAAGAACACCCCTGGCCGCGTCTTAACCAATGCTGCCACCCTTGATCGTGCCAATGAGGCTGAGCAGGCCCGCTGGACGCTGATGAAGTCGGTGGAGCTGCGCGGTAGGAATTTGATGACGCAACTCGCTCGCCCAATCAGGCCCACCTTGGCGGATCGCTCTGATTAAACCAAACCCCCGGCTGCAGCTTTAAAAGGCTCCAGCCGGGGGTTATTTGTTTTAGCACTCGTAGGCGATATGCATGCGCCCATTGTCTGGGTCGCGGTTGATCTTTGCTCGAACACCGAAGATCTCTTGGATGGTCTCTGGGCGCAACACCTCTTCCGTGGCGCCTGCTACTGCCACTTTGCCGTCTTTGAGCAGCATGAGGCTATCGCAGAACATCGCGGCGAGGTTGAGATCATGCAAGGCCACCACGCAGGTGGCATCCAGGGAGCGAACCAGGCGCAGGATTTCTAGCTGGTGCTGGATATCCAGGTGGTTGGTGGGTTCGTCGAGAAGCAACTCTTTGGGCTCTTGAGCCAAGGCGCGCGCGATGTGCACACGCTGTTGCTCGCCACCGGAGAGCTGATGCCAAGAACGATCCTGTAAGTGCGTGACCCCAGTTCTTTCCATGGCGGCCTCGATGGCTGCTTGATCTGCGCGCTGCTCTGCGGCGATGAGGGAGCGAAATGGGATACGCCCCAAGGCCACTACCTCACGCACCGACATGTTCAGCTCAGTGCCCACATGCTGGCTTACCACCGCGATGTGCTTGGCTCGTTCTTTGCGCCCAATGCTGTGCAAATCTCGTTCATTTAATAACACCCTGCCCTCAGTAGGGCGCACCTCACCATGCAGGAGACGCAGGAAGGAGGATTTGCCTGAACCATTGGGGCCGAGCAGGCCCACGGTGGTGTTGGGCTCTGGCGTAAGCGACACACCGTTGACAACTAAGTTGTTGCCGCGCTTCCAGCTCACTTCGTGTGCTTGCAGGCTCATGCTCGCCTCCTTGCCATTAAGAAGACGAACACCGGCACGCCCACGAGTGCTGTGCCCACACCGGCTGGCAATGGGGTTGGGGCAAACGCGAGGCGGGAAAAGACATCCACCCACACCATGAACACCGCACCGACGACGATGGTGACGGGAATGACCTTCATGTGCTGGGCGGTGCCCAGCAAGAGCCTGGCTACGTGCGGCAGCACCAAACCTAAGAAGCCGATGGCACCGGTGATTGATACCAAGGTGGCGGTAATAAGTGCGCACAGGCCGAGGAGGAGCAGCCGGATCCTGGTCACGTTAATGCCCAGGGTGGATGCGATGGTATCACCGAAGGCGAAGGCATCGAGCACGCGCGCAAAGTACAGGCAAAGCAGCGTGCCCAACACGACCACCACGGCGGCGATGCGAACATCGAACCAGCGGATGCCTTCAAGGGAGCCGAGAAGCCAGAACATCACGCCGCGAGCCTCATCGGAATCTGCGAAGGCAAAAACCAGCAGCGAGGTCAGCGCGGAGAAGAGCTGGGTGGCAGCAATGCCGGCAAGTAGTACTTTTTCTGTGGTTCCACCACAAAAGCGAGCAAGCAGCAGCACCAGGCCGAAGGCTACGAGCGAGCCGACGAAGGCACCGGAAGAAAGGCTTAAGCGTGATGCCCCGAGGCCAAAGATGCCCACCACCACGGCTCCGGTGGAGGCACCGGAGGAAACACCCAGGATATAGGGATCTGCCAGTGGGTTTCGCAGCAGCGACTGCATAATCACACCGCACAGGCCCAAGCCCGCGCCGCATAAGGCGGCGAGGATGGCGCGCGGGAGGCGTTCTTCCCAGACGATGGCATCTTTGATATTCCGAACCGGGATATCGGCACCGAGCAGGTGGTTGGCCAGCACATCACGCACGTTCACGGCACTGACCGCCGCAGGCCCTAACACGGTGGCCCCGAGCAGGGAGGCGGCGATGAGCGCGCAGGCCAGCAGCGTGAGCGCTCCAACACCGAGCATGTGGCGAAAGCGATGGGGTGCAGCGTTCACAATTCGCCTTAGCGCTTATCGTGTTCGCGCAGGTATTCAGCAATCTTTTCCAAGCCATCAACAAAGCGGATGGATGGGTTGAGCTCTGCACCGTGCAGTGCGATGTAGTGCTCTTCCTTGACTGCCTTCATGTTCTTGGTCAGCGGATCCTTGGCCAGGAATTCCTTCTTATCCTTCAGGCGGTCGCCGGGGAAGCGATCGCGTTCAAGATCGCCAAGCACCAGGATGTCTGGCTGCTTATCGGCAACATCTTCCCAGGTCACTGCTGGCCAGTCTTCTTTGTCTTGGGCGTAGACGTTGCGCAGGCCGGTCATGTTTGCCAGCATCTGCGGTTCGCTTTGGCCGCCGGCCATGTAGGGGGTCTTGGTATCGGCAAACCAGAAGGCAACGCTTTGGCCATCGGCATCGGGTAGATCCTTGGTGGCCTTTGCTACGCGCTGCTTGAGCGAATCGATAAGTTCCTCGCCGCGGCTTTGGACGTCGAAAATTTCAGCCAACTGGGTGATCTCTTCATAGATCACCTCAGGAGTCAGCGCAGAGCTACGGGTACCGCCGGCGTTGATGCTCTGGCCGTTATCGCAGTCGGTGGGCGAAAGGTAGGTGGGGATGCCGGTTTCTTCGAAGCGCTCGCGAGGTGCAACGCCACCTTCTTTTTTGAACTGGCGGCCAAAGGAGGCGGTGATGAAATCCGGGTCGGTATCGAGGACGACCTCATAGCTTGGTGCGTTATCGGAAAGACGCGGCACATTCTCGTTTGCCTGCTCAAGCTCAGGCAGGATCGGGTCCGTCCAGGAGGCGGTGCCGACGATTTTATCTTGCAGCCCCAAGGAGAGCAGGATCTCGGTGGAGCCTTGATCGAGGGAGACTACGCGAGTAGGTGCCTGGTCGATGGTGAGGGTTTCTCCGCAGTTTTCAATCTTGATCGGATACTGCGTAGCACCTTCCGCTTGGGTGGAAGCGTTGGTGTCGTTGTTGTTTACTTCTTCGGAAGCACCGCAAGCAGCCAGCGCGAGGCTCATGCTTGCTCCGATGCCGACAAGGCGCAGGGTTGTGCGTCGTTGCAACATGCGTAATCCTTAGCGTTTGTTGTGAGGGACTAACCCAACGGTTGTTGGGGGTGTTGGCATGAGGAATTACCAGCACATCTTCGGGGAAAATAAGGTTAGCATAGCCAATCTACACATGGGCACTGCTACACCCAGCAGAAAACCCCAGGGCGGCTACTACCTCCCCGGGGTCATCTTGCACGCACGCAGCACTACTTCTTGCGGCTACCAGCCTTGACCACTCGTTTAGTGGTCTTCTTCGGTGCCTTCTTGGTGGCCTTTTTCTTTGTCGCCTTCTTCTTGGTGGCCTTCTTCGAGCCTTCTGCGGCCTGCTTTGCCCTGCGCTCAGAGAGCAATTCGTTCGCGCGGGCGTCGGTAAGCTTCAACGGATCATCGCCGCGGCGCAGCGAAGCATTCGTCTCACCATCGGTGACATAGGGGCCAAAGCGGCCATCTTTCACACTCATGGGCTTGCCCGAGACGTCATTATCGCCAAGCTGCTTAATGGCAGAAGGCGTGGCGCCACGGCCGCGGCGCTTCGGCTCGGCATAGATGCGGCGCGCCTCATCTAGCGTGATCTCGAAGATCTGCTCCTCGCGGTTGAGCGAACGAGAATCATTGCCCTTCTTCAAATACGGGCCATAGCGGCCGTTTTGGGCAGTGATCACTTCCCCATCGCTTGGATCCACGCCCACCTCACGCGGCAGGGAAAGCAACTGCAAGGCCTGCTCCAAGGTGACAGTGGAAGGCTCCATGGACTTAAATAGCGAAGCGGTTTTGGGCTTGAGCGTTTCATCAACGATCTGGTTGATGCGCTTTTCTTTTTGGTTCGCAGCAGTCTTGGTGCCCCAGTTTTTCGCGCGCTTACCTTCGGCCTTGCGCTGCTCATCTTCCTCGGCACGCTCGCGGGCGACAACCTCCTCGGCCTTGGCCTCCGCCTTTTCGCGCTCATCGTCATTGACAAGCTCGGTGACATAAGGACCAAAGCGGCCTTCCTTGGCCACGATCATGCGATCATTTTCCGGGTTCCGGCCAAGCTCGCGGCCCGATTGCGGGGTGGCAAAGAGGCGTTCTGCAAGCTCCAAGGTGAGCTCATCGGGCGTGGTGGAATCTGAAAGGTTGGCGCGCTGATACTCAGGCTCGCCATCTTTGATGCCCACCTGGCGCTCGATATAGGGGCCATAACGGCCCACGCGCACGTTGATGGCGCGGCCTTCGGCGTCGTCGAAAAGGTGCAAGGAATTAACCAAACGAGCATCAATCTGCTCGAGGTTATCGCCCACCAGAGCCTTCAAACCACCCTGGCGAGCAATGGATTCCGCCGTGGCATCGGAAGCAGAGGCATCACCGAAGTAGAAGCCGCTTAACCAATCCGTGCCGTTTTCATTACCGGCGGCGATCTCATCCAACTCATCTTCCATCGAGGAGGTGAAATCATAATCCACCAGCGCAGCGAAGCTATTTTCCATCAAGCCCACAACAGCGAAGGCCACCCAGCTAGGCACCAGCGCATTGCCGCGGGAAAAGACATAGCCACGATCCTGGATCGTCTTAATAATCGAGGCATAGGTAGAAGGACGGCCGATGCCAAGATCTTCCATCTTCTTCACCAAAGAGGCTTCGGTGTAGCGCGCAGGAGGATTGGTGTTGTGTTCATCAGCGCTGAGCTTGTTCACGCCCAGCTCATCGCCTTGGCTTAGGCGCGGCAGGTGCTTTTCGGCGTTGTCGGCGACGTCGCGGCCGTCGGCAAGCTTGGAGGTTTCCACATAGGCGCGCAAGAAGCCTGGGAAGGTGATGGTACGGCCGGTGGCGGCAAACTCCACCTCATTGCCCATCGCCTCGCCGGCGATGGTGACCTTCATGGACGTGCCCTTGGCGTCGGCCATCTGCGAGGCCACGGTGCGCTGCCAGATCAGCTCATAGAGCTTGAATTCTTCGGCATCGAGCTGGGCATGAAGCTGGCCTGGGGTAGCAAAGCTCTCGCCTGCGGGGCGAATAGCCTCGTGCGCCTCCTGGGAGTTTTTCACCTTGCGCTCATAACGGCGCGGCCCATCGGCGACGAATTCCTTGCCGTAGAGGGAAATGGCCTGCTCACGGGCGGCCTGGATGCCTTGTTCCGAAAGCGCGGTGCTATCGGTACGCATATAGGTAATGTGGCCGTTTTCGTAGAGGCGCTGCGCGATGCGCATGGTGCGCTCAGAAGTAAAGTGCAGCTTCCGGCCGGCTTCTTGCTGCAGCGTGGACGTCATAAACGGCGCATAGGGGCGGCGGGTATAGGGCTTTTGCTCTACCTTTGCCACCTGCATGGGCGCGCCCTCTAGGGCCTGTGCGAGTGATTGGGCACTTGATTGATCCACGCGCACCACATCGGCGGTGAGCTCGCCGCGATCATTGAAGTCACGACCAGTGGCAACGCGCTGACCATTGAGGCTTACTAGTCGGCCTTGGAAGGTGCGGGGGTTGCCGTCTTGGGCAGGCTTGCCGGTATCAAACTCGGCTTCCAAGTCCCAGTATTCAGCGGAGATAAAGCGCATGCGCTCGCGTTCACGCTCGACAATCACGCGGGTGGCTACCGACTGCACGCGCCCCGCAGAAAGCCTGGGCATGACCTTCTTCCACAGCACCGGTGATACCTCGTAGCCGTAGAGACGGTCGAGGATGCGGCGGGTTTCTTGGGCATCGACGAGGTTTTCATCCAAGTCGCGGGTGTTCTCAGCGGCAGCCAAGATGGCCGGCTTGGTGATCTCGTTGAACACCATGCGCTTGACGGGCACTTTGGGCTTTAATACCTCAAGCAGGTGCCAGGCAATGGCCTCACCTTCGCGGTCGGGGTCGGTGGCAAGCAGCAGCTCATCTACCTGCTTGAGCTTGGCTTTGAGGTCTTGGACCTTCTTCTTTTTATCGGTGCTCACCACATACAGCGGCTTAAAGCCATCGTCTGTGTTCACACCAAGGCGTGCCCAGGGCTCCTTTTTGTACTTCGCAGGCACGTCGGCGGCACCGCGGGGCAGGTCGCGGATATGCCCGACGGACGCCTCTACGATGTAGTCGTTGCCAAGGTAGG
This window of the Corynebacterium pseudopelargi genome carries:
- a CDS encoding adenylate/guanylate cyclase domain-containing protein, producing the protein MTRLWRAFKWLFSTSWPLYATAVLGSNVLAAVGVMLFLKYLVPMPELAEFPIDAPYLPIIGLAYVVFAVLIGAIATFVLFRPVIDWQRHPERHDPNMVRHLVMRIPFLQSALCLAVWLLGIVILGIAAAQTSAHLGLVVVVATSLAGSAITVITYLFAERLVRPVAATALARRFEDSTLEPPISQRLGLTWLLTSAAPIVGIALMALGDAAGLFSDSDSDIVPAIIALSITALITGFVGTTLATMSVVDPILELQGAINRVRRGESDVQVDIYDGSEIGVLQAGFNEMMRGLQERQRVRDIFGRYVGIEVARRALEERPTLGGEDREVAVVFVDVVGSTTFAVNHDPEEVVEELNRFFEHVVEVVHRNKGIINKFQGDAALAVFGAPISLTDSASHALKTARELRQELQGLRLQAGIGVASGHVVAGHIGGHDRFEYTVIGDAVNTAARLTEIAKNTPGRVLTNAATLDRANEAEQARWTLMKSVELRGRNLMTQLARPIRPTLADRSD
- a CDS encoding ABC transporter ATP-binding protein produces the protein MSLQAHEVSWKRGNNLVVNGVSLTPEPNTTVGLLGPNGSGKSSFLRLLHGEVRPTEGRVLLNERDLHSIGRKERAKHIAVVSQHVGTELNMSVREVVALGRIPFRSLIAAEQRADQAAIEAAMERTGVTHLQDRSWHQLSGGEQQRVHIARALAQEPKELLLDEPTNHLDIQHQLEILRLVRSLDATCVVALHDLNLAAMFCDSLMLLKDGKVAVAGATEEVLRPETIQEIFGVRAKINRDPDNGRMHIAYEC
- a CDS encoding FecCD family ABC transporter permease, with translation MLGVGALTLLACALIAASLLGATVLGPAAVSAVNVRDVLANHLLGADIPVRNIKDAIVWEERLPRAILAALCGAGLGLCGVIMQSLLRNPLADPYILGVSSGASTGAVVVGIFGLGASRLSLSSGAFVGSLVAFGLVLLLARFCGGTTEKVLLAGIAATQLFSALTSLLVFAFADSDEARGVMFWLLGSLEGIRWFDVRIAAVVVVLGTLLCLYFARVLDAFAFGDTIASTLGINVTRIRLLLLGLCALITATLVSITGAIGFLGLVLPHVARLLLGTAQHMKVIPVTIVVGAVFMVWVDVFSRLAFAPTPLPAGVGTALVGVPVFVFLMARRRA
- a CDS encoding ABC transporter substrate-binding protein; the protein is MLQRRTTLRLVGIGASMSLALAACGASEEVNNNDTNASTQAEGATQYPIKIENCGETLTIDQAPTRVVSLDQGSTEILLSLGLQDKIVGTASWTDPILPELEQANENVPRLSDNAPSYEVVLDTDPDFITASFGRQFKKEGGVAPRERFEETGIPTYLSPTDCDNGQSINAGGTRSSALTPEVIYEEITQLAEIFDVQSRGEELIDSLKQRVAKATKDLPDADGQSVAFWFADTKTPYMAGGQSEPQMLANMTGLRNVYAQDKEDWPAVTWEDVADKQPDILVLGDLERDRFPGDRLKDKKEFLAKDPLTKNMKAVKEEHYIALHGAELNPSIRFVDGLEKIAEYLREHDKR
- the topA gene encoding type I DNA topoisomerase, which gives rise to MAETTGTKRLVIVESSTKAKKIAPYLGNDYIVEASVGHIRDLPRGAADVPAKYKKEPWARLGVNTDDGFKPLYVVSTDKKKKVQDLKAKLKQVDELLLATDPDREGEAIAWHLLEVLKPKVPVKRMVFNEITKPAILAAAENTRDLDENLVDAQETRRILDRLYGYEVSPVLWKKVMPRLSAGRVQSVATRVIVERERERMRFISAEYWDLEAEFDTGKPAQDGNPRTFQGRLVSLNGQRVATGRDFNDRGELTADVVRVDQSSAQSLAQALEGAPMQVAKVEQKPYTRRPYAPFMTSTLQQEAGRKLHFTSERTMRIAQRLYENGHITYMRTDSTALSEQGIQAAREQAISLYGKEFVADGPRRYERKVKNSQEAHEAIRPAGESFATPGQLHAQLDAEEFKLYELIWQRTVASQMADAKGTSMKVTIAGEAMGNEVEFAATGRTITFPGFLRAYVETSKLADGRDVADNAEKHLPRLSQGDELGVNKLSADEHNTNPPARYTEASLVKKMEDLGIGRPSTYASIIKTIQDRGYVFSRGNALVPSWVAFAVVGLMENSFAALVDYDFTSSMEDELDEIAAGNENGTDWLSGFYFGDASASDATAESIARQGGLKALVGDNLEQIDARLVNSLHLFDDAEGRAINVRVGRYGPYIERQVGIKDGEPEYQRANLSDSTTPDELTLELAERLFATPQSGRELGRNPENDRMIVAKEGRFGPYVTELVNDDEREKAEAKAEEVVARERAEEDEQRKAEGKRAKNWGTKTAANQKEKRINQIVDETLKPKTASLFKSMEPSTVTLEQALQLLSLPREVGVDPSDGEVITAQNGRYGPYLKKGNDSRSLNREEQIFEITLDEARRIYAEPKRRGRGATPSAIKQLGDNDVSGKPMSVKDGRFGPYVTDGETNASLRRGDDPLKLTDARANELLSERRAKQAAEGSKKATKKKATKKKATKKAPKKTTKRVVKAGSRKK